One Methanobacterium formicicum DSM 3637 genomic window, AATTGGTTTACTTCAGCCCATTGCACGATGAAGAAGTGCCTGATGTGGATGGAATCTATATAGGGGGAGGGTACCCTGAGATATTTGCCCGGGAACTGGAAGCTAACCGGGCCATGCGTAGTTCCATTAATAAGTTCCACCAGGAAGCACGACCAATTTATGCAGAGTGTGGGGGGTTAATGTACCTCACTCGTTCCATAAACCAGCACCAGATGTGTGATGTGTTTGGTTACGATTCTCATATGACCAAAAAACCCCAGGCACTGAGTTATGTTATTGCCAGGGCAGCACAGGATAACATCATCATCCCTGAAGGTGAAACATTCCATGGTCATGAATTCCACTACTCTAAACTGGAACTGGAAGGCAGTAAACCGAAATTTGCATTTGACATTCTACGGGGTAGAGGGGTAACTGATTCTATGGATGGGCTGATGAGTAAGAACACCCTGGCCAGTTACGTTCATACACACGTGGCAGCATGCCCTACCTTTGCCAGTCGATTGGTTAAAACTGCAGCAGAAGATTATTGAATTCAAAGTTGATTATCAGAATATAAAGTTTAGATTGTTAAAATCTAATTTTCAAATTTAAAATTTTACAATTATTTATTCTTTTTGAATTTTTCAGAATTTTTTTTTAAGATAAATTTCGCCCCTAATTCCAAAAAAATGTTGTTTTAAAGGTTTTAATTTTTCTACTGTAGAAATATTTTTGGATAATTTATTGGACATTCTTGCAATATGGTCATTTTTTCATTAAAAATAAAGAATTTTTTCTACTGTAGACTACTGGTCCTGTTATGGGGTTTTCCTTCTAGAGTAATTTTTTCTACAGTAGAAAAAAGTGAGTTGATTTTAGGTAAAATTAGGGATGGGGCTGAGGATAGAATCAATACATTGACTAAAAAGTTTTATAAACAAAAGGAATAAAGCACTTAGACAATAATAATTTAAAAAAATTCTCAAATCTTATAAATCTTAAATCTTAAAATTTCTTAAAACCTAAATAAATTCCAAAAAAGGAAAAAAATTCTGATATTTTTTATTAAAAGTTTATTTCAATACAACTCAATACAACACTGAATAAGTTTTCAATGTATACAGGTTTATTCATAAGATAACTATGCGGGTAATATTTTAAGTCAAGATAACATTTTAGGAGAATGATTATGAAGTTTAAAAGCGTGGATATATTTTCACCCTACATTCTGGTGATAATTATAGCTTTGTACGTATCATTGGCAGCAATAGCTTACCAGGAACACCTGAGAAACTTACAATGGATTTCCAGTACCACCTGGGCCTATGTTTTTGGAGGGACCATTTTTTTCATTGCCGGAGTATTCCTCCCAAAATTCATTTACAATCACAACGAAAAACTAAAATCGCTCTTTGGAGGGCCCAACGTTGGCGAAAAAGATTCTGCTCCATGGTACAATAAACTGCGAATGCTCTTAGATGAGCGGGTAGTCCTTGCTGCAGTAATGATTGCCATATTCCTGCAGATACTAAATCTCTATCTCCTGGGGGGCATACCAATCTTAAGCGGCTACCTGAAGTTCAAGGCCACTACAGACTTATGGCGTTTTGCATACCCACTGTTTCTCCCAGCAATTACCATTCTTCTGGCTAAATATCCACGTAAATGGTACTATCTTCTCTTTATCATAGGACTGGGAGTTTTTGCTATCAATGGGTACCGAACCACCACCATGGCCATACTCATCAGTGGTTTCATAACCCTGTACTACACCAGAAGAATGAAAACCAGCCATATACTAATTTCTCTCCTTATAATTGCTTTAGTAGGGGTAGCAGCAGGTTATATTGCTGTCATGTCTATTCAATGGCAGCAATGGGCATTGAATCCATTACAGCTCGTTGCTTACCGGGCAGGATTTACAATGATGGTCTTTGACAAGATCGTCCACATGGCAGGAACCACTGGAGGCACTCTGTTTCAGCAAGCATTCTCAACAGGACATCCCAGGGTTATAGTGGGAGAAGTAGTTCTTCATTACCCTTTACCCGGTGGTGCACCAACTACCAGTATCACATCCACCATATTCGGACCAGCAGTACTGGACTTTGGATTTTATGCCATGGCCATACAGATGTTCATAATTGGAGCAGTACTAAGGATAATATACGCTACCCAGATTAAGGCCAACGGAGCATTCACCGCCCTGTATGCAATCGTGCTTACTCACACCATGATATGGGTGGAAACAGGCCCCACAGATAGTGTGGTTTACATCTTCTATTTCCTGGCCTTAATTGCAGTGGTTATTTATGCGACTCAATTGATGAGAACTCATAAAAAACCTGAGGGTAATTCATAAAGAACATGAGGGATAACCCCTAAAAAACCTGAGGTAACCCCTAACCTGGGGTAACACCTAAAAAACCTGAGGTAACTCATAAAGAACATGAGGGTATTAAAACGAGCTGGATCCTCCATGGAATATTTCTATATGGGGTCAAGCAATCCCATTTTTTAGGGAGTCAAAAAAATCTCCCTTTTTTCCATTTTAAAGGAATAATGGAAAATTTTTTACACTGGAAATGCACGTCTTTTTTAATCAGGAATATTATTTTTGTAATACAATAGGGTTATCAACACTCCTGTAACTTTGAAGGCAATAAACTGATAAATAATTAATTAACCTGTTTATCCGAATAAGAGCTTTAATTATGGAATCTGATTTCTTTAAATAGCTGCCTTTCCACTTGCCCTCTGAATCTCCTATATAAACCTTCCCCTAATAATTAAATGAAAAAATACTTAAGCCGATCTCTCAAATAGCAAATCGGTGATAATATGGTTGTAAAAATAGGAGTTATTAAAAGCGGTAACATAGGTACCTCTCCAGTTCTTGACTTAGTCTTAGATGAGAGGGCAGACCGACCTAACATAGACGTTAGAGGAGTGAGCTCTGGAGCAAAGATGAACCCAGAACAGGTTGAAGAAATCGTACCAAAAATTGCAGATTTCGACCCTGATTTCGTAATATTCATCAGCCCAAACCCTGGTGCTCCTGGACCAGCTAAAGCTCGAGAATTATTATCTGGAATGGACGTCCCAGCATTAATCATTGGTGACGCTCCTGGAATGGGTAAAAGGGAAGAAATGGATGAACAGGGATTAGGATACGTCGTTGTTCTCGGAGACCCAATGATCGGAGCTCGAAGAGAATTCCTGGACCCAACTGAAATGGCCTCATTCAACGCAGATGTAATAAAAGTACTGGCCGCCACTGGTGCATACCGTGTGGTACAGGAAACCATCGATGGAATGATCGCTGCCTGCGAAGCAGGAGAAGACATTGAATTACCAAAAGTTGTTATTGACGCTGCTAAAGCTACAGAAGCCGCTGGATTCGCCAGCCCATACGCAAAAGCAAAAGCAATGGCTGCTTACGAAATGGCTGCTAAAGTGGGTGACATTGACCTCAAAGGCTGTTTCATGGTTAAAGATATGGAACAATACGTACCTATCGTGGCTTCAGCTCACGAACTCATTGCTACAGCTGCTAAACTCGCAACTGAAGCACGTGAAATCGAAAAAGCAAACGACACTGTACTGCGTAAACCACACGGTGCTCAGGGACAGACCATGTCCAAAACCGTGTTAGTTTCCAAACCAGAATAAGTCTATTCTTTAAACAGTCCTTGGGGACTGTATTTTTTTTATTTTTTGATAAATTTTTGTTTCAGTTACATTTTTCTAATTCATTACACGTTCTCAAATTTTAATAAGATCATTACTATTTAATATTACGTCATCCATAACCAAATATGGTGTATTAAAATGATCGAAAACATCATTGAACGCTTCTCCAAAGCAGCCAGCATGCAACGATGGAATGACCACATACGTCCGGTTGAATTTACTGAACTGGATAAACAGGCTCATAAAATGGTTATTGCCTATGTTATAGCTAGATTTGAGGAAGACAGGCGGGGTCCTGGTAGTGTAAACTGGATTTCTCTCATAGAAGGGGGTATATTCGAATTCCTCCACCGGACTGTTTTAACGGATATTAAACCCCCAGTATTTCACCGTATGATGAAAGAAAAGGGTGAAGAACTTAATAAACATGTTTTTCAGAAACTGGAAAGTGATATGGAGGGTCTGGATCAGGGGTTCCAGAACCGTTTTATGAGTTACTACCAGGAAAGTCCCAGCAGCTTGGAAAGACGAATACTTCGGGCAGCGCACTATCTGGCCACTCAGTGGGAGTTCAAGATCATCTACCATACCGCACCATTCATCTATGGTATTGAAAAAACTAAAGAAAACATTGAAAACCAGATAGAAGATCATTACGATTTAATCGGGGTGCAGAAGATCCTCCTGGGTAAAAAATCCTTTGGATTCATTGACCTCTGTGGACAGCTCCGTTTCCAGAAGCGATGGGCACACATTCCCCGCATACCCGAAACATCAGTACTGGGGCACATGTTCATTGTGGCTGCAACCA contains:
- a CDS encoding oligosaccharide repeat unit polymerase family protein, producing the protein MKFKSVDIFSPYILVIIIALYVSLAAIAYQEHLRNLQWISSTTWAYVFGGTIFFIAGVFLPKFIYNHNEKLKSLFGGPNVGEKDSAPWYNKLRMLLDERVVLAAVMIAIFLQILNLYLLGGIPILSGYLKFKATTDLWRFAYPLFLPAITILLAKYPRKWYYLLFIIGLGVFAINGYRTTTMAILISGFITLYYTRRMKTSHILISLLIIALVGVAAGYIAVMSIQWQQWALNPLQLVAYRAGFTMMVFDKIVHMAGTTGGTLFQQAFSTGHPRVIVGEVVLHYPLPGGAPTTSITSTIFGPAVLDFGFYAMAIQMFIIGAVLRIIYATQIKANGAFTALYAIVLTHTMIWVETGPTDSVVYIFYFLALIAVVIYATQLMRTHKKPEGNS
- a CDS encoding F420-dependent methylenetetrahydromethanopterin dehydrogenase — translated: MVVKIGVIKSGNIGTSPVLDLVLDERADRPNIDVRGVSSGAKMNPEQVEEIVPKIADFDPDFVIFISPNPGAPGPAKARELLSGMDVPALIIGDAPGMGKREEMDEQGLGYVVVLGDPMIGARREFLDPTEMASFNADVIKVLAATGAYRVVQETIDGMIAACEAGEDIELPKVVIDAAKATEAAGFASPYAKAKAMAAYEMAAKVGDIDLKGCFMVKDMEQYVPIVASAHELIATAAKLATEAREIEKANDTVLRKPHGAQGQTMSKTVLVSKPE
- a CDS encoding HD domain-containing protein, producing the protein MIENIIERFSKAASMQRWNDHIRPVEFTELDKQAHKMVIAYVIARFEEDRRGPGSVNWISLIEGGIFEFLHRTVLTDIKPPVFHRMMKEKGEELNKHVFQKLESDMEGLDQGFQNRFMSYYQESPSSLERRILRAAHYLATQWEFKIIYHTAPFIYGIEKTKENIENQIEDHYDLIGVQKILLGKKSFGFIDLCGQLRFQKRWAHIPRIPETSVLGHMFIVAATSYLCTLEMGMNACSKRFYNNFYAGLFHDLPEVLTKDIISPVKGSVEGLKEIIKDYEDFQMKEELLPLLPRPWHEDMKYFSESEFENKIQANQEVKLGISFRDLNKKYNRDEFSPLDGELLHAADRLAAFIEAKLSLDHGIKSLELEEAAKNIYSDYEGQKISGIDFGRIFKYFR